The nucleotide window aggaatatgagaatggttaggtggatgtgtaacgccagtctgagagacagaaagagttcagatgagctaagaagcaggctaagttttcgtagaattaaagatgttatccagataagaagattgaattggctggggcacttggaaagaatggaggaggataattgggtaagacaGTGTAGAGaattgatagttcctggggcaaaggcCCCTAAATGCACTAGAacctttttaagtaattaaattaacaatacattctcgcgaaagatttttattatttaattaattcaccctaatacttaagggaatagcttatcaatacatttacacaatgcatctaactattacaagaaatataattgctccgataATTCTTCGTGAGcgcattgtttttaaacatgcaaatataaactcgcaaaacccttaagggattcaataataacaaaagacaaacgactgccttcatccacgcaaaggtgtgatattggCGTGTACgcagtagattacattcagactgtactgtacgcTCAAGTAAAAGTTGAAACTTAATTATAGGTTGCCAAAAAGTGTTTAAATAAGTGAGACACAAAAACATTGGAAAGGGTGAGCAGAGGGAAAGACAGGGTTGCGATGACTGTGTTGCCATTTCAACAATCAaaactatatatattttctttatatattttcaaaaagaatATTCAAAGGATTGTACAAACCTAGCTAAAAAAATGAATGCTTAACTAAAAATGTGAATCTAGCTAGCTTAAAGACAAAAAAAGAGTTTGGGTTGTCTCATgactgtctctgtctgtctggcTTGTCTGATCTGATGATCCCTCACTTCCTTAAATGAAGTTGTTTTGATTGGTAACGTCTACCATTTTATAAAACTCTTCACACGGCAAACGAGAAAGTTATAATGACCATGGAATGTAGACTTGTCACCCAGGCTTTTTCTAATCCACCCGTGTttgacagaaaaaattaaaaagccaTGGGAACGAGGTTAAATGTAGACCAAATACTTTTCGAATAACTTGGCTAAAACAAAGAATATGTAAGAACTGTATGCAGGTTGTAATACAATTTTCGAAATTTTAATTAGCATTTTAGTTATAGGCGCATTATTGAGAAGAAACTACTttgctagaatttttttttacttttttgaaatCTTCACACCTTATTGCTTTTCCGACTTGTCTTTTGAGATTTGTGTCAATGTTGATGCAGAGCTTGTTTTAAACATCCAACCGCTTTATCATCGTTTATCTATGCACGAAGATTTACTTGCTTCTGCTGTAGAAACCAAAGTTCTACCATCACACGCGGAAATAATCTTGGCAGCAAACTGAAGCAATTACATGAATTGAAAGATACATGACATAAACATTACGTGAGAGTACATTCTTTTAACCAGAATAAATGCATTGAAATCCTACTCGTCAATTATCTATCGTATCGCATGTATTGCAGCTTTACCAACTATTTTTTTTGTCCAGCAAACTTGCGATGAACCAACTGATAAAACGATGTCTTTACGGAATACAGAAACAACAGCTTTTAACTGGACTTGGTAAGACGGGCTGTtgcctttgtttttatttaaaccgactaaagttgcgataaagttttatGAAAAGGCTATTATGCTTACTAGAGCGCTTAAGTAGTCCATATGGCTGTTCGCCACCGTTTTACCTGTTATCAGTTCTCAACAAATTGTCATTTacagttaattttttaacttcgcaaaaaattattcaataaaataaaaaaagctgttTACTTAATATTTTGCTACGACGGAGTATTTAGGTCTTTGATTAGGGCCTAAGAAGATTATGAAATTGATTACACTGAAGTAATCTGAGTATAAAAGCTTTTTGAAGGAGATCTTATTTTATccgattaaaatatatatttgtactCTCCGTCTGATGTTTTGATTATGTGCTACCGTTCTTAAAATGTGTTTCTAAATGTTCCCTTAGTAACTGAATTAAGTCAATAATCTGTACACTGCTTGAAAGAGAATGTAGGAAGTATAATAGCTAAAACTTAATTTTGTTGGTAATTTGTAAACTGCTTGAAAGAGAAACTAGGAAGCGTAAAAGATTGATTTCATTGGTAATTACTGAATCGTGAATATTATTCTTATAAACGCTATAAAAAGCGCTCTATGGAGTCAATTCCTTTACTAGGTGTTGGTCATTTAAGAAGCAATTTGTATATCTTGTGACAGAACTACCAATAGCGTGAAGATTTGAAGTCTACACATTAGTATTAAGGTAACTGATGTAATAAACGAACAATCATTTTGATTTTTACTAGGTTGACTGATCTAAATTAAATCTgcattttattttcttaagcGTTGCAAAGTTTAGGATAAATCGTGAGGGATTTGAAAGCACGACTTCTAGCTTACAATACTTGGAAATCTAAAGTCCAGGTGTATAAATTTACTTAGTCAAAAACTCACATATGAACCGTTGTTCCTATAACTTCTCTTCAATATAGTTTTCTTGAGTAAGTTTGAAAtgcaacttttatttttacagaGGATGAAGAAGCTAATATTAGTGTGTGTTTTACTCACACATTTGGTGTTAGCGTTTTCCTACAAATCAGATGATAAGAAAGTGTTGAGAGAATTGGCGCATGATATAGCTGGAGAGGATCACGAAAATTCTGAAAGTTACCAAGAGGAAAAAGATCTTCCTGAGGAAAATTCCGATGAGATAGATGATGCTTTTGATGATGTTATCGAACAGGATGAACAGAAGGGGAAGTTGAAAAACGAACCGTTGCCTTTCGGAAGGCGACGAAGACGTTGGATTCGCAGACGACGTTCTTTCCGTAGAAGACGTTCGTTTCTTAGAAGACGTTCGTTTCTCAGAAGACGTTCGTTTCTCAGAAGGCGTTCGTTTCTTAGAAGACGTTCTTTTCTCAGAAGACGTTCGTTTCTCAGAAGACGTTCGTTTCTCAGAAGACGTTCGTTCCTCAGAAGGCGTTCGTTTCTCAGGAGACGATTACTTCGCAGAAGAGGAAGCTGGTTGACAAGAAGGAGACGTTGCTCCCATGCTTTAACAAGACGAAGAAGTAGgtcgtaaaaatattttgaattatttaacACACCTTAAAAACTGAGAAACTTCAATCTTGTTCGTGTTATCAAGGTGTGAAAATTGtggactttttttattaatcgCGCACCTTTTTTGAACCTGTCTTAGAAATGCTTAAGTtttgaccaatcctagtcaCTGCGTTCAACCATTGTGACCATATCATGAGCAATTCGTTTAGGGTCCTTTCTGCAGACGTACAGTATCTTTattaaaaggtttgttttttgtttgttttagcgGCTAATTGCTACACGAAAAGTAACGGATGTGGTGGAAAGGGATCTAATGTGCCAATTCCTTACAAGAGTACATTTAGAGAGTCATGTAATAAACATGATATTTGTTACTACTGCGTAAGTAGAAGTGGAATATTTATCTTCTTATACCAGTAATACACATAAGGTATTATAGTTTTGAGTACATATAGCTATTttgattctttattttctttcattttaaaTCTTTATTTCAACATTATTTGACTGTTGACAATGTTTGGGGTAAAATTTTAATAGCAATCAATCTCTTTATTTCTTAGGGACAAACGCAAGGCTGGAGCAGACGTTCTTGCGACAGTAGGATGTACAGCGACTTTAAAAAAGTATGTAGCTGTaaatataaaggctttaaagcgTTTGG belongs to Hydractinia symbiolongicarpus strain clone_291-10 chromosome 1, HSymV2.1, whole genome shotgun sequence and includes:
- the LOC130617630 gene encoding uncharacterized protein LOC130617630, producing the protein MKKLILVCVLLTHLVLAFSYKSDDKKVLRELAHDIAGEDHENSESYQEEKDLPEENSDEIDDAFDDVIEQDEQKGKLKNEPLPFGRRRRRWIRRRRSFRRRRSFLRRRSFLRRRSFLRRRSFLRRRSFLRRRSFLRRRSFLRRRSFLRRRSFLRRRLLRRRGSWLTRRRRCSHALTRRRTANCYTKSNGCGGKGSNVPIPYKSTFRESCNKHDICYYCGQTQGWSRRSCDSRMYSDFKKVCSCKYKGFKAFGKIPCNTAAWGMYRAVRAFGNKYYQKQSPAWCRNPCVVGRGSPNLPLK